The Oryzias latipes chromosome 1, ASM223467v1 genome contains a region encoding:
- the noct gene encoding nocturnin isoform X1: protein MQTMAVCQMGGGATRLYSTLTQSLGSNSSPRPYLDPRHLDNTNLDPDFHQQQQQQQQQSGSSVRPPDPEELLRQCEEALRDRPPRLHRQFVHLNNNGHGAPNSPVRVMQWNILAQALGEGVDNFVRCPLDALCWSQRKCLLLEEILTYRPHILCLQEVDHYYDTFEPVLAGLGYSGHFCPKPCSPCLYVEGNNGPDGCALFFDRSRFELLDSTSTRLYAIMIPTNQVAVVTTLRCRITGSLVCVAVTHLKARSGWEWLRSAQGSDLLWQLQDLTNKLCARLGEDSIPLLICGDFNAVPTEEVYRHFAVSPLGLDSAYKKLSQDSSTEPKYTSWKIRATGECCSTLDYIWYTRDTLKVNAVLDMPTEEQIGPDRLPSYSYPSDHLSLVCDFTFREKE, encoded by the exons ATGCAGACGATGG caGTGTGTCAGATGGGTGGAGGGGCCACCCGGCTGTACAGCACCCTGACTCAGAGCCTGGGCAGCAACAGCTCCCCCCGCCCTTACCTGGACCCCCGCCATTTGGACAACACCAACCTGGATCCAGATTTCCACCAG cagcagcagcagcagcagcagcagagcggcTCCTCCGTCCGGCCTCCTGACCCAGAGGAGCTGCTGCGGCAGTGCGAGGAGGCGCTCAGGGACCGGCCCCCTCGCCTCCACAGGCAGTTTGTCCATCTCAATAATAATGGCCACGGCGCCCCCAACAGCCCCGTCAGGGTAATGCAGTGGAACATCCTGGCTCAAG CTCTGGGAGAAGGCGTGGACAACTTCGTCCGGTGTCCCCTGGACGCCCTCTGCTGGTCCCAACGAAAATGTCTTCTGCTGGAGGAGATCCTCACCTACCGACCACACATCCTGTGCCTGCAGGAAGTGGACCACTATTACGACACCTTTGAACCCGTGCTGGCGGGCTTGGGGTACAGCGGTCACTTCTGCCCCAAGCCCTGTTCCCCGTGTCTTTACGTGGAGGGCAACAACGGCCCCGACGGCTGCGCGCTCTTCTTCGACCGGTCCAGATTTGAGCTGCTGGACAGCACGAGCACGCGCCTCTACGCCATCATGATCCCCACCAACCAG GTCGCCGTAGTGACCACTCTGCGTTGCCGCATCACGGGAAGCCTGGTGTGCGTGGCCGTGACGCACCTGAAGGCTCGCTCCGGCTGGGAGTGGCTTCGCAGCGCTCAGGGATCAGACCTCCTCTGGCAGCTTCAGGATCTGACCAATAAACTCTGCGCCAGGCTCGGCGAAGACAGCATACCTCTGCTCATCTGTGGAGACTTCAACGCCGTCCCAACAGAGGAGGTGTACCGCCACTTTGCCGTTTCTCCTCTCGGTTTGGACTCCGCCTACAAAAAACTCAGCCAAGACAGCTCGACGGAACCAAAGTACACATCCTGGAAGATCCGGGCCACGGGGGAGTGCTGTTCCACTCTGGACTACATCTGGTACACAAGAGACACCCTCAAAGTAAACGCGGTTCTGGACATGCCCACCGAGGAGCAGATCGGACCCGACCGGCTCCCATCCTACAGCTACCCGTCCGACCACCTCTCCCTGGTCTGTGACTTTACGTTTCGGGAGAAGGAATGA
- the noct gene encoding nocturnin isoform X2: MQTMAVCQMGGGATRLYSTLTQSLGSNSSPRPYLDPRHLDNTNLDPDFHQQQQQQQQSGSSVRPPDPEELLRQCEEALRDRPPRLHRQFVHLNNNGHGAPNSPVRVMQWNILAQALGEGVDNFVRCPLDALCWSQRKCLLLEEILTYRPHILCLQEVDHYYDTFEPVLAGLGYSGHFCPKPCSPCLYVEGNNGPDGCALFFDRSRFELLDSTSTRLYAIMIPTNQVAVVTTLRCRITGSLVCVAVTHLKARSGWEWLRSAQGSDLLWQLQDLTNKLCARLGEDSIPLLICGDFNAVPTEEVYRHFAVSPLGLDSAYKKLSQDSSTEPKYTSWKIRATGECCSTLDYIWYTRDTLKVNAVLDMPTEEQIGPDRLPSYSYPSDHLSLVCDFTFREKE, translated from the exons ATGCAGACGATGG caGTGTGTCAGATGGGTGGAGGGGCCACCCGGCTGTACAGCACCCTGACTCAGAGCCTGGGCAGCAACAGCTCCCCCCGCCCTTACCTGGACCCCCGCCATTTGGACAACACCAACCTGGATCCAGATTTCCACCAG cagcagcagcagcagcagcagagcggcTCCTCCGTCCGGCCTCCTGACCCAGAGGAGCTGCTGCGGCAGTGCGAGGAGGCGCTCAGGGACCGGCCCCCTCGCCTCCACAGGCAGTTTGTCCATCTCAATAATAATGGCCACGGCGCCCCCAACAGCCCCGTCAGGGTAATGCAGTGGAACATCCTGGCTCAAG CTCTGGGAGAAGGCGTGGACAACTTCGTCCGGTGTCCCCTGGACGCCCTCTGCTGGTCCCAACGAAAATGTCTTCTGCTGGAGGAGATCCTCACCTACCGACCACACATCCTGTGCCTGCAGGAAGTGGACCACTATTACGACACCTTTGAACCCGTGCTGGCGGGCTTGGGGTACAGCGGTCACTTCTGCCCCAAGCCCTGTTCCCCGTGTCTTTACGTGGAGGGCAACAACGGCCCCGACGGCTGCGCGCTCTTCTTCGACCGGTCCAGATTTGAGCTGCTGGACAGCACGAGCACGCGCCTCTACGCCATCATGATCCCCACCAACCAG GTCGCCGTAGTGACCACTCTGCGTTGCCGCATCACGGGAAGCCTGGTGTGCGTGGCCGTGACGCACCTGAAGGCTCGCTCCGGCTGGGAGTGGCTTCGCAGCGCTCAGGGATCAGACCTCCTCTGGCAGCTTCAGGATCTGACCAATAAACTCTGCGCCAGGCTCGGCGAAGACAGCATACCTCTGCTCATCTGTGGAGACTTCAACGCCGTCCCAACAGAGGAGGTGTACCGCCACTTTGCCGTTTCTCCTCTCGGTTTGGACTCCGCCTACAAAAAACTCAGCCAAGACAGCTCGACGGAACCAAAGTACACATCCTGGAAGATCCGGGCCACGGGGGAGTGCTGTTCCACTCTGGACTACATCTGGTACACAAGAGACACCCTCAAAGTAAACGCGGTTCTGGACATGCCCACCGAGGAGCAGATCGGACCCGACCGGCTCCCATCCTACAGCTACCCGTCCGACCACCTCTCCCTGGTCTGTGACTTTACGTTTCGGGAGAAGGAATGA
- the noct gene encoding nocturnin isoform X3 — MGGGATRLYSTLTQSLGSNSSPRPYLDPRHLDNTNLDPDFHQQQQQQQQQSGSSVRPPDPEELLRQCEEALRDRPPRLHRQFVHLNNNGHGAPNSPVRVMQWNILAQALGEGVDNFVRCPLDALCWSQRKCLLLEEILTYRPHILCLQEVDHYYDTFEPVLAGLGYSGHFCPKPCSPCLYVEGNNGPDGCALFFDRSRFELLDSTSTRLYAIMIPTNQVAVVTTLRCRITGSLVCVAVTHLKARSGWEWLRSAQGSDLLWQLQDLTNKLCARLGEDSIPLLICGDFNAVPTEEVYRHFAVSPLGLDSAYKKLSQDSSTEPKYTSWKIRATGECCSTLDYIWYTRDTLKVNAVLDMPTEEQIGPDRLPSYSYPSDHLSLVCDFTFREKE; from the exons ATGGGTGGAGGGGCCACCCGGCTGTACAGCACCCTGACTCAGAGCCTGGGCAGCAACAGCTCCCCCCGCCCTTACCTGGACCCCCGCCATTTGGACAACACCAACCTGGATCCAGATTTCCACCAG cagcagcagcagcagcagcagcagagcggcTCCTCCGTCCGGCCTCCTGACCCAGAGGAGCTGCTGCGGCAGTGCGAGGAGGCGCTCAGGGACCGGCCCCCTCGCCTCCACAGGCAGTTTGTCCATCTCAATAATAATGGCCACGGCGCCCCCAACAGCCCCGTCAGGGTAATGCAGTGGAACATCCTGGCTCAAG CTCTGGGAGAAGGCGTGGACAACTTCGTCCGGTGTCCCCTGGACGCCCTCTGCTGGTCCCAACGAAAATGTCTTCTGCTGGAGGAGATCCTCACCTACCGACCACACATCCTGTGCCTGCAGGAAGTGGACCACTATTACGACACCTTTGAACCCGTGCTGGCGGGCTTGGGGTACAGCGGTCACTTCTGCCCCAAGCCCTGTTCCCCGTGTCTTTACGTGGAGGGCAACAACGGCCCCGACGGCTGCGCGCTCTTCTTCGACCGGTCCAGATTTGAGCTGCTGGACAGCACGAGCACGCGCCTCTACGCCATCATGATCCCCACCAACCAG GTCGCCGTAGTGACCACTCTGCGTTGCCGCATCACGGGAAGCCTGGTGTGCGTGGCCGTGACGCACCTGAAGGCTCGCTCCGGCTGGGAGTGGCTTCGCAGCGCTCAGGGATCAGACCTCCTCTGGCAGCTTCAGGATCTGACCAATAAACTCTGCGCCAGGCTCGGCGAAGACAGCATACCTCTGCTCATCTGTGGAGACTTCAACGCCGTCCCAACAGAGGAGGTGTACCGCCACTTTGCCGTTTCTCCTCTCGGTTTGGACTCCGCCTACAAAAAACTCAGCCAAGACAGCTCGACGGAACCAAAGTACACATCCTGGAAGATCCGGGCCACGGGGGAGTGCTGTTCCACTCTGGACTACATCTGGTACACAAGAGACACCCTCAAAGTAAACGCGGTTCTGGACATGCCCACCGAGGAGCAGATCGGACCCGACCGGCTCCCATCCTACAGCTACCCGTCCGACCACCTCTCCCTGGTCTGTGACTTTACGTTTCGGGAGAAGGAATGA
- the LOC105357190 gene encoding trichohyalin, giving the protein MASRLVPEFPAVLVALEHLEELNRQLREDGAPGAPEASILLSDVGATVSQLEADRRAAHERLEVETRENGKRGHQVSGVRERLRGEVTAHAAAARAAHAEEMEALRKDLSTTSELHQEAATKLLEVQSQNKELQAEQETARSHLEEVVATLQDLLIQKERRQGKLEESYELMEELKSSINAAEQELQTLQQSTTLEREAFPELKAGLLGQVEEIQEEIDRRFEAVKMRNQEIDRVNKRKEETRRNLEEHSVHVAELETNVVRLKSSWQQCELQLEDETRRYQELTEQWENRKQELHDLKETFSQRIHDLQEQIAAVEAKVVAGRAARALHQESLPHMEEICKRRQAEENDGKAELLRVSQRLKRLKRQLDQSAAAIAQRNHEIRLMDRQVKDLRETEAANRPLLKKNKEKLLIGVNAEKKNVGLLGDEVKQLRRQLEEERRRQEEHAEKMKAEIGNSVRRYEELLQEKAALHQRQPQSADLQRLKSLVARREAEFREEESVLLQRVQQKTTEAESVGENLREKQREVEEKEKTLGEAEAKRNEALTRYDTLRELTLELQRRTAELELKSQEAEEGTRGLLLAKADMKAELEELRARYTALLDQQASELRAVEVSIYDCSVKLEQVSTENSRLRLRIRQVTEDVRAAAEHRDHHQQETQRFRRHHRALKERLQEAFEQDEVLVQDQQSRDGVLLASIRSLAEQLKSRKQQLLHFSTTLDRRMLDFSKRLGEKTTTTT; this is encoded by the coding sequence ATGGCGTCCCGTTTGGTCCCGGAATTCCCCGCCGTTCTGGTGGCCCTTGAGCACCTGGAGGAGCTGAACCGGCAACTGCGGGAGGATGGGGCCCCGGGGGCCCCGGAAGCCAGCATCCTGCTGTCGGACGTCGGCGCCACGGTCTCCCAGCTGGAGGCGGACCGGCGCGCGGCTCACGAGCGTTTGGAGGTGGAGACGAGAGAAAACGGGAAGCGGGGGCACCAGGTGAGCGGCGTCCGCGAGCGCCTACGCGGGGAGGTGACGGCGCACGCGGCCGCGGCCCGGGCAGCCCACGCGGAGGAGATGGAGGCGCTGCGCAAAGACCTCAGCACCACCTCCGAGCTCCACCAGGAGGCCGCCACCAAGCTGCTGGAAGTCCAGAGCCAAAACAAGGAGCTGCAGGCAGAGCAGGAGACAGCCAGGAGTCACCTGGAGGAGGTTGTTGCCACCTTACAGGATCTCCTCATCCAAAAAGAGAGGCGGCAGGGGAAGCTGGAGGAGAGCTATGAGCTGATGGAGGAGCTGAAGTCCTCCATAAATGCTGCGGAGCAAGAACTCCAAACTCTGCAGCAGAGCACGACTCTGGAGCGCGAGGCTTTTCCGGAGCTGAAGGCCGGCCTCCTCGGACAGGTGGAGGAGATCCAGGAGGAAATCGATCGCCGGTTTGAAGCCGTGAAGATGAGAAACCAAGAAATAGACCGAGTCAACAAACGGAAAGAGGAAACGCGCAGAAATCTGGAGGAACACAGTGTTCATGTGGCCGAACTGGAGACCAATGTGGTGAGACTGAAGTCGTCATGGCAACAGTGTGAGCTACAGCTAGAAGATGAGACCCGAAGGTATCAAGAACTGACGGAGCAGTGGGAGAATCGTAAACAGGAGTTGCACGACTTAAAGGAGACGTTTAGTCAGAGGATTCACGATCTTCAAGAGCAAATCGCGGCGGTGGAAGCTAAAGTGGTGGCGGGCCGGGCGGCGAGGGCGCTCCATCAAGAGTCCCTGCCTCACATGGAGGAGATTTGCAAGCGGAGGCAGGCGGAAGAAAACGACGGAAAGGCGGAGCTTCTGCGTGTGTCGCAGCGGCTGAAGCGGCTAAAGCGGCAGCTGGATCAGAGCGCCGCCGCCATCGCCCAACGCAACCACGAGATCCGGCTGATGGACAGGCAGGTCAAAGACCTACGGGAGACGGAGGCGGCCAACCGGCCActcctgaagaaaaacaaggaGAAGCTTCTCATCGGCGTCAATGCGGAGAAGAAGAACGTCGGCCTTTTGGGAGATGAGGTGAAGCAGCTCAGAcggcagctggaggaggagaggaggaggcaggaggagcaTGCGGAGAAGATGAAAGCTGAGATCGGTAACAGCGTCAGGAGGTAcgaggagctgctgcaggaaaAGGCCGCTCTCCACCAGCGACAGCCTCAAAGTGCGGATCTCCAAAGGCTGAAGAGCCTTGTCGCCCGACGGGAGGCGGAGTTCAGAGAAGAGGAGAGCGTCCTTCTGCAGAGGGTTCAGCAGAAAACCACAGAGGCGGAGAGCGTCGGCGAGAACCTCAGAGAGAAGCAgagggaggtggaggagaaagaGAAGACGCTGGGGGAGGCGGAGGCCAAGCGGAACGAAGCTTTGACCAGGTATGACACTCTGAGAGAACTCActctggagctgcagaggaggaCCGCCGAGCTGGAGCTCAAGAGTCAGGAGGCGGAGGAAGGAACCAGGGGGCTGCTGCTGGCCAAAGCCGACATGAAGGCGGAGCTGGAGGAGCTGCGAGCGCGGTACACGGCGCTTCTGGACCAGCAGGCCTCCGAGCTGAGAGCAGTGGAGGTGAGCATTTACGACTGCAGCGTGAAGCTGGAGCAGGTCAGCACGGAAAACAGCAGACTCCGCCTCCGCATCCGGCAGGTGACGGAGGACGTCAGAGCAGCCGCCGAGCACAGAGACCACCACCAGCAGGAGACCCAGAGGTTCAGGCGCCACCACAGAGCCTTAAAGGAGAGACTGCAGGAAGCCTTTGAGCAGGACGAAGTGCTGGTTCAGGACCAGCAGAGTCGTGACGGCGTCCTGCTGGCGTCCATCAGGTCTTTGGCGGAGCAGCTGAAGAGCcggaagcagcagctgctgcatttCAGCACAACGCTGGACAGACGGATGCTGGACTTTAGCAAACGACTgggagaaaaaacaacaacaacaacgtga